A genomic stretch from Desulfohalobium retbaense DSM 5692 includes:
- a CDS encoding ATP-binding protein, producing MRTPLRPNPAHPFQLVKFLSWSSLFIILGSIFFLALTIGNSAKQAVMQKHRDFALLLAENLNHQIYQRFTLPTVLGFGRIQLKNEAQYQRLEETIQSTIHSFHVLDVRIYDWEGMVVYSTDKTLVGKAGLAGPEVKKAVDTGEPSFTVQGELSFWRAMFDFDLPAKTFVLRTTYPLRAERTLQPSQKAGPIMGILEFRQDISKDYETILRFQWVVVFLALGASLILFLLLYIIIKRADRLLAERIQEKERLERELLQNEKLASMGRMVASIAHEIRNPLGIIRSSSEMLYKKALRDNSQNARLLHAVFQESKRLSQTVHEFLDYARPKQPAMREVDCSQILQRALAFLEQECAAHEIQVTTALPETLPSQGDDDLLYRAFYNIISNALQSMDGGGELDISGGREEDQIWICIRDTGPGFDATMLDKYLEPFYTTKDQGTGLGLAIVKNIVDSHGGSLNITNTETGAEVCIRLQAG from the coding sequence GTGCGAACTCCCCTTCGGCCCAATCCGGCCCACCCTTTTCAGCTCGTGAAATTCCTGTCCTGGAGTTCGCTGTTTATCATCCTGGGCTCGATCTTTTTCCTGGCTCTGACCATCGGCAATTCAGCCAAGCAGGCGGTAATGCAGAAGCACCGCGATTTTGCCCTGTTGCTGGCCGAAAATCTCAACCACCAGATCTACCAACGGTTCACCCTGCCCACGGTCCTCGGATTCGGACGCATCCAACTCAAAAACGAGGCCCAGTACCAGCGCCTGGAAGAAACCATCCAGTCCACCATCCACAGCTTCCATGTCCTGGATGTGCGCATCTACGACTGGGAAGGCATGGTCGTCTATTCCACGGACAAGACCCTGGTCGGCAAGGCCGGCCTGGCTGGACCTGAAGTCAAAAAAGCGGTCGACACCGGGGAGCCCTCGTTCACCGTCCAGGGCGAACTCTCGTTCTGGCGGGCCATGTTCGACTTCGATCTGCCTGCCAAGACCTTTGTTCTGCGCACGACCTACCCCCTGCGTGCGGAGCGGACCCTCCAGCCGTCGCAAAAGGCCGGGCCGATCATGGGCATCCTCGAATTCCGCCAGGACATCAGCAAGGACTACGAGACCATCCTCCGCTTTCAGTGGGTGGTCGTCTTTCTGGCCCTGGGGGCTTCCCTGATACTTTTTCTGCTCTTATATATCATCATTAAACGGGCCGATCGCCTTCTGGCCGAGCGAATTCAGGAAAAGGAACGCCTGGAGCGCGAACTGCTGCAAAACGAAAAACTGGCCAGCATGGGGCGCATGGTGGCCAGTATCGCCCATGAGATTCGCAACCCGCTGGGGATCATCCGCTCCAGTTCGGAAATGCTCTACAAGAAGGCGCTGCGCGATAACAGCCAGAACGCCCGGTTGCTGCACGCCGTCTTCCAGGAATCCAAACGCCTCAGTCAAACCGTGCATGAATTTCTCGACTACGCCCGGCCCAAACAGCCAGCCATGCGCGAGGTGGATTGCAGCCAGATCCTCCAGCGGGCCCTGGCCTTTCTGGAACAGGAATGCGCCGCCCACGAGATCCAGGTGACCACTGCCCTGCCGGAAACTCTGCCGAGCCAGGGTGATGACGACCTGCTCTACCGCGCCTTTTACAACATCATCAGCAACGCCTTGCAGAGCATGGACGGCGGCGGAGAACTGGACATCAGCGGCGGCAGGGAGGAGGATCAGATCTGGATCTGCATCCGGGACACTGGCCCCGGGTTCGACGCCACCATGCTCGACAAGTACCTTGAACCCTTCTATACCACCAAGGATCAAGGGACCGGTCTCGGTCTGGCCATCGTCAAGAATATTGTCGACAGCCACGGCGGTTCCCTGAACATCACCAACACCGAGACCGGAGCCGAGGTCTGCATCCGGCTCCAGGCGGGTTGA
- a CDS encoding DEAD/DEAH box helicase, with protein sequence MSSSAQVDAYLRALKDSGPYGSLVRHHATLPARAPSYSTPREPWPAPVQELCRQAGIDRLFSHQAEAVDHIRAGRHTAIATPTASGKSLTFALPIAEALCQDPESRALLLYPLKALAQDQLRALQAFTQPWPLEQQPRAAIYDGDTPQAERGRIRANPPHLLCTNPDMLHLGLTPHHHSWGEFFSRLRFVIVDEVHTYRGVMGSHMAWVFRRLRRICRYWGSDPTFIFASATIGNPAQLAQNLAGVPVEAVTENGAAQGKRHMVFLDALEGAPQTALGLLQAALARGLRTIVYTQSRKYTELLAMWLSQRSPRFADRVSAYRSGFLPEERREIETALANGSLLGVISTSALELGIDIGNLDLCLLVGYPGSVMATWQRSGRVGRGRQDSATILLGGEDALDQYFMHHPQAFFALPPEAAVINPDNPVIRDRHLVCAAADLPLQHTEPLVTDPVHRRAVHRLEQRGELLQSGSGEEWLSHRKTPHRQVSLRGTGRTLPILDSDSREHIGSVDGYRALRETHPGAVYLHRGQTYVVDRLDLEEGMVLARKQTVQYFTRVRAHKETTILETTEWAHVWGSRIHRGRLRVTETVTGYEKRHVRGQRLLRMHELDLPPHVFETEGIWLEIPDTVRQELEKRYLHFMGGIHAVEHALIGIMPLLVLADRNDLGGISTVGHEQLTTAAVFVYDGTPGGAGLTRQAFQRAGELLEHTQRTIRDCPCETGCPGCVHSPKCGSGNRPIAKDAALAVLQTLHTSQTPRSEPVIVQPAEEPDMTVTTDIPDNAGLPPLHYTVFDLETQRSAQEVGGWNRAKDMGISCAVVYDSALDTYVEYEEKDIPQLVEHLHKCDLVIGFNILRFDYQVLSGYSRADFQALPSLDLLRVVHKQLGYRLSLDKLAQATLQAQKTANGLQALQWWKEGRIRDIIDYCRQDVAVTRDLYRFGRDNGYLLFHNKAKQLVRVPVQWE encoded by the coding sequence ATGTCTTCTTCCGCCCAGGTCGACGCCTACCTGCGGGCCCTGAAGGACTCCGGCCCTTACGGGAGTCTGGTCCGGCACCACGCCACCCTCCCCGCCCGAGCACCGTCCTATAGCACCCCGCGCGAGCCGTGGCCGGCGCCGGTCCAGGAATTATGCCGCCAAGCCGGCATAGACCGCCTCTTCAGCCACCAGGCCGAAGCTGTGGATCACATCCGCGCCGGGCGCCACACGGCCATTGCCACCCCCACGGCCAGCGGCAAGAGCCTGACCTTTGCTCTGCCCATTGCCGAAGCCCTGTGCCAGGACCCGGAGAGCAGGGCGTTGCTGCTCTATCCGCTCAAAGCCCTGGCTCAAGACCAGCTGCGGGCCCTGCAGGCCTTCACCCAGCCGTGGCCGCTGGAACAGCAGCCCCGCGCCGCCATTTACGACGGGGACACGCCACAGGCCGAGCGGGGGAGGATCCGCGCCAACCCGCCCCATTTGCTGTGCACCAACCCGGACATGCTCCATCTCGGTCTGACCCCGCACCACCACAGCTGGGGGGAGTTTTTCAGCCGCCTGCGGTTCGTGATCGTGGACGAGGTCCACACCTACCGCGGGGTCATGGGCTCGCACATGGCCTGGGTTTTCCGGCGCTTGCGCCGCATCTGCCGCTATTGGGGCAGCGACCCCACGTTCATCTTTGCCTCGGCGACCATCGGCAATCCGGCCCAGTTGGCGCAGAACCTGGCCGGCGTGCCGGTCGAGGCCGTAACCGAAAACGGGGCCGCGCAAGGCAAACGGCACATGGTCTTTCTCGACGCCCTGGAAGGTGCCCCGCAGACCGCCCTGGGCCTTCTGCAGGCCGCCCTGGCCCGGGGACTACGGACCATCGTTTACACCCAGTCACGCAAATACACTGAACTCCTCGCCATGTGGCTGTCCCAGCGCAGCCCCCGGTTCGCGGACCGTGTCAGCGCCTACCGCTCCGGTTTTTTGCCCGAAGAACGCCGGGAGATCGAGACCGCCCTGGCCAACGGCTCCCTGCTCGGGGTCATTTCCACCAGTGCCCTGGAACTCGGCATCGATATCGGCAACCTCGATCTCTGCCTTTTGGTCGGCTACCCCGGCTCGGTCATGGCTACCTGGCAGCGGTCCGGACGGGTCGGACGCGGCCGGCAGGACAGCGCCACCATCCTCTTGGGCGGTGAGGACGCCCTCGACCAATATTTCATGCACCATCCACAGGCCTTTTTCGCGCTGCCGCCGGAGGCCGCGGTCATCAATCCCGACAACCCGGTCATCCGCGACCGCCATCTGGTCTGCGCCGCCGCGGATCTCCCCTTGCAGCACACGGAACCGCTTGTAACCGATCCCGTCCACCGCCGGGCCGTGCACCGTCTTGAACAGCGCGGCGAACTGCTGCAAAGCGGCAGCGGCGAGGAGTGGCTGTCGCACCGCAAGACCCCGCACCGTCAGGTCAGCCTCCGCGGCACCGGGCGGACCCTGCCGATCCTGGACAGCGATTCCCGGGAACATATCGGCAGCGTTGACGGCTATCGCGCCCTGCGAGAGACCCATCCCGGAGCGGTCTATCTCCACCGGGGCCAGACCTATGTCGTCGACCGCCTTGACCTCGAAGAAGGCATGGTCCTGGCCCGCAAGCAGACGGTGCAATATTTCACCCGGGTCCGGGCCCACAAAGAAACCACGATTCTGGAGACGACCGAATGGGCCCATGTCTGGGGCAGTCGCATCCACCGCGGCCGCCTGCGGGTCACAGAGACGGTCACCGGCTACGAAAAACGCCATGTCCGCGGCCAACGTCTGTTGCGCATGCATGAACTCGACCTGCCGCCCCACGTCTTTGAAACCGAGGGGATCTGGCTGGAGATCCCGGACACCGTGCGACAGGAGCTGGAAAAACGGTACCTCCATTTCATGGGCGGCATTCACGCCGTGGAACACGCCCTGATCGGGATTATGCCCCTGCTGGTCCTCGCCGACCGCAACGACCTCGGCGGCATCTCCACGGTCGGCCACGAGCAACTCACCACCGCCGCTGTCTTTGTCTACGACGGCACTCCCGGCGGGGCCGGACTGACCCGTCAGGCCTTCCAGCGTGCCGGAGAACTTTTGGAGCACACCCAGCGGACCATCCGCGACTGCCCCTGTGAAACCGGTTGCCCCGGCTGCGTCCATTCGCCAAAATGCGGCTCCGGCAACCGGCCCATCGCCAAGGACGCGGCCTTGGCGGTGCTGCAAACCCTGCACACCAGCCAAACGCCCCGCTCCGAACCAGTTATCGTCCAACCCGCCGAGGAGCCCGACATGACCGTTACAACGGACATCCCCGACAACGCGGGACTACCCCCGCTCCATTACACCGTCTTCGACCTCGAAACCCAGCGTTCGGCCCAGGAGGTCGGCGGCTGGAACCGGGCCAAGGACATGGGCATCAGCTGCGCGGTGGTCTACGACTCGGCCCTGGACACCTATGTTGAATACGAGGAAAAAGATATCCCGCAGCTGGTGGAACACCTGCACAAGTGCGACCTCGTCATCGGCTTCAACATCCTGCGCTTTGATTATCAGGTCCTCTCCGGCTACAGCCGGGCCGATTTCCAGGCCCTGCCTTCGCTGGACCTGCTCCGTGTGGTCCACAAGCAATTGGGCTATCGCCTCTCCCTGGACAAATTGGCTCAGGCGACCCTGCAAGCCCAAAAAACCGCCAATGGCCTCCAGGCCCTGCAATGGTGGAAGGAGGGCCGGATCCGCGACATCATCGACTACTGCCGCCAGGATGTGGCCGTAACCCGGGATCTCTACCGCTTCGGCCGCGACAACGGCTACCTCTTGTTCCACAACAAGGCCAAGCAGCTCGTCCGCGTCCCGGTCCAATGGGAATAG
- a CDS encoding sigma-54-dependent transcriptional regulator, translated as MATHILIIDDEKNYLLLLETMLAEEGYAVTTQQDPQLALDYLGESEVDVVITDMKMPHVSGQKVLEEVKKHSPHIPVLIMTAFGSIDGAVEAMKCGAFDYITKPFSNDELLLSVSKAGKLAQAERENRLLRQSLEDRFGVHQIIGRSKAIRDVLDMIGRVAASRSTVLLTGESGTGKELVARAVHFASDRAGGPFVPVNCMALNPGVLESELFGHEKGSFSGAVARRRGRFEMAHTGTLFLDEIGELSQETQVKLLRVLQERTFERVGGTTPVQVDIRLIAATNKDLAAAVSAGTFREDLYYRLNVVQIPLPALRERREDIPLLAAHFLKRYAEENNAEVTEFASDAIDYLTAFEWPGNVRQLENVVERCVVLARSSQISVNDLPPEVKDEESQFKSAVDLLPSKLNLGESLEKIEAALIRRALAKTNFIQVKAAEMLGISKSLLQYKLKKYNISGK; from the coding sequence ATGGCGACCCATATACTCATTATCGACGACGAAAAGAACTACCTGCTTTTGCTCGAGACCATGCTGGCCGAAGAGGGTTACGCGGTCACGACCCAGCAGGACCCGCAACTCGCCCTGGATTACCTCGGCGAGTCCGAGGTCGACGTGGTCATCACCGACATGAAGATGCCCCATGTCAGCGGGCAAAAGGTCCTGGAAGAGGTCAAAAAGCACTCCCCCCATATCCCGGTGCTGATCATGACCGCCTTCGGCTCCATTGACGGCGCTGTAGAGGCCATGAAGTGCGGGGCCTTCGACTATATCACCAAGCCGTTTAGTAACGACGAACTGCTGCTCTCCGTGAGCAAGGCCGGCAAACTCGCCCAGGCCGAGCGGGAAAACCGGCTTTTGCGCCAGAGTCTGGAGGACCGTTTCGGCGTGCACCAGATCATCGGCCGCAGCAAAGCCATCCGAGATGTTCTGGACATGATCGGGCGCGTTGCCGCCAGCCGCAGTACGGTCCTCTTGACTGGCGAATCCGGCACCGGCAAGGAATTGGTCGCCCGCGCGGTCCACTTCGCGTCCGACCGCGCCGGTGGGCCGTTCGTACCGGTCAACTGTATGGCGCTGAACCCCGGGGTCCTGGAAAGTGAACTCTTCGGGCACGAGAAGGGGTCCTTTTCCGGGGCGGTCGCCCGCCGCCGGGGACGCTTTGAGATGGCCCACACCGGGACCCTGTTTCTCGACGAGATCGGCGAACTCTCCCAGGAAACCCAGGTCAAACTGCTGCGGGTGCTGCAAGAACGGACCTTTGAACGCGTCGGCGGCACCACGCCCGTCCAGGTCGACATCCGGCTTATTGCCGCCACGAACAAGGATCTTGCCGCTGCTGTAAGTGCCGGCACCTTCCGCGAAGACCTCTACTACCGGCTCAATGTGGTCCAGATCCCGCTGCCCGCTTTGCGTGAACGGCGCGAGGACATTCCCCTGCTCGCCGCCCATTTTCTCAAACGCTACGCCGAAGAAAACAACGCCGAGGTTACCGAATTCGCCTCCGACGCCATCGACTATCTGACCGCCTTTGAATGGCCCGGTAACGTCCGGCAGCTGGAAAATGTCGTCGAACGGTGCGTGGTTCTGGCCCGCTCCTCCCAAATCTCCGTCAACGACCTCCCCCCGGAAGTCAAAGACGAAGAGTCGCAATTCAAAAGCGCTGTGGACCTGCTGCCGTCCAAACTCAATCTCGGTGAGTCGCTGGAAAAGATCGAGGCCGCGTTGATCCGCCGGGCCCTGGCCAAGACCAACTTTATCCAGGTCAAGGCCGCCGAAATGCTCGGCATCTCCAAATCTCTTCTGCAGTACAAGCTTAAAAAATATAATATTTCCGGAAAATAA